GTGAGGCTCTTCAACCTCTCCTGGCGAGGTGACCGACGAGGCGTGGCTTTGTGGGGGCTGGTCGCCGGATTCGGATAGCACGGGGCGGCGTGACCTTTCGTGCGGTTTGGCGTTGATGGAGACGGAAAGGTCTGCGGTGCTTTTCGGCGCCGATGATCGCCCCGCTGAACATCAGCATCGCTGTCGTGAGCAGCAAGGTCAAGCCGTGCCCCGTGCTGGCCGGTACGCCGAGGACACCCTGAAGCCAGACGGTGGGAGGCTGGATGACGTAGATGCTCCATCAGGGCCCGATCACCGGGACGTTGGGTAGGACGTTGGCGACCAGTGCGGAGACCAGGGAAACCTGTCCCTGTAACGCGATGTTGACGGGAACGTCAACGGCATCGAGACCATCTACAAATTCTTTCAGTCCGGCCAGTAGCCAAGAAATGGAGTGAACGGGGCCGAGGGTACGGCTTCGCTTCCCAGGCCGCCGTGGTCGGGAACGAAGCCTCCTGACAGCCTCGCCCGGAAGCCATCTCGGGTGCCTTTTACGTCCGTCACGGCCCGAATCGACTCCGTGGTAGGCTTCGGCATGCCGATTCGGGTTCACTTCGCGGATGGTCTGCAGCAGGATTTTGCCGAGGAACTTGAGACCGAACTCGTGAGCGTCATCCCACCGTCGGGCAGCTTCGATCACGACGGGAACCTGGTGGGCGGCGCCAGTCCCACCGAGATTCACACTCCGCTGAGTACGGCCCAGGCAGTCGGCCGTTTTCTGGAGCGCCTCACGCATGACGGCTTCATCGCGGTGAGCGGCAGCAAGTTCTACACCCCGCAGGCAGTGATCGCCGTGGAGATCGTGCTGCCTGAGTCGTCAGAGGAACGGGCGCTGACAGCCGAGCGGCCCCTGAACGGGGTAGCGGGTGAGAGCCGCCTTTAACAGGCAGGCCGGTTCATCCTTCGACCGCGAAGTTGGCGACCAGATTAGAAGGGGCGTGACGGTCCTGGCCAGTTTGGCAACCAAGTACCTGCCCTGCATCCGCCTCGGTCAACGCTACCGTTTTCCACGCCGGGCCCTGATGCGCTGGATCGACGAGCAGCTCCTCCACCAGCAATGACAGCAGCGGCCCACCCTTCGGTGGGCCGCTGTTCTGAAAGGAACCCCATGCACGCCACCCACGCCCGCTTCCCCACCGCCCACACTCCTGACGGAGGGTCCTTCCGCGCGCCTGACTCCACGCTTGAAGGCTCCTGGCATGCTGCGTAACCAGAAACGCCGCAGCAACGACTCCGGCAGCATCTTCTACCGGAAAAAGCGTGAGCAGTGGGTCGCGCGGGTCCCGCTGTCCTGGCATCACCCCAGCGGCAAACGTCACCTGGAGCGCGCCTTCGCGTCCCAGAAAGAAGCCGAGCGGTACCTGCGCCAGGCGATGGTCGAGCGGGACAAAGGAACCCTCACCATCGCCTGGCGCAAAACGCTGGGGGAGTATCTCGATGGCTGGCTGCTCGCCAAAGAACAGAACGACAAACGCCGCCCTTCCACCCTGCTCGATTACCGCGGCACCTTCAAGAATCACGTCAAGCCGTACCTCGGTCCGGTCCGGCTGGAGAAACTCGCGACCGACGACATCCGGCTGCTGCACCGCAAGCTCCGCGAGGCGGGCAGGTCGGAATCCAGCATCCGCCGGGCCCACAATCACCTCAAGACCGCCTTGCAGGACGCGGTGCGCGAAGAAATCCTCGCCCGCAATGTCGCCGCGCTGGTTCGCGCGCCCAAGGTGCCCCGCACCCTCCAGCAGTCCTGGACGCTCACCGAAGTGCAGACCTTCTGGCAGCACGTCCAGGACCATCCACTCAAGGCGCTGTGGATCACCGCGATCCTGACCGGCCTGCGGCGCGGAGAACTGGCGGGCTTGCGCTGGCAGGACCTCGATTTCGAGCAGCGTGAGCTGCACGTCCGGGTGACCATCACCGAAATTGCCGGCAAGCTGCAGTTCGGCCCGCCGAAGTCGCGCAACGCCGTGCGGGTGGTGCCGCTGCCCAATGATCTGCTGCCGATCCTGCAGGAGCACCGTGAGCGCTGGGCGCCCGTCACGGCCTTGACTCCCGCACCCTGGCGGGAAGAGGACTTCGTATTTCTGTCGTGGAGTGACGGCTGGCCGTTGCGGCCCAGCACCATGAACCGCACCCACACCCGCCTGTGCCGCGAAGCGGGCGTGAAGAAGATCCGGGTGCATGACCTGCGCCGCACCTACGTCAGCATCCTGGGCGCCAAAAAAGGCCTGTCGCTGCGGGCGATCGCGGAGTTTGTCGGGCATGCCGATCCGGCCTTCACCGCGCGGGTGTATCAGGACGTGCTGCCTCAGGAACGTAAGCGGGCGGCGGATCAGCTTGAAGGAGTTGCTGGAGGACGACAGTACGCCGTAGCGTCCGGTGCTGTTCATCGTACGGGTCCTCGATTGACAGTGCCCGGCCAGTTGAGCGATTCGCCACGGCCCATGAAGTTGACGCTGTCTCTGCTGAAGCAGCGCCGCGGTGTGGGATGGTCACCCCGCGCTCGACTTGGCGCCCCGGGAAGCAAGTGCAGACCTACCCTGAGGGTGGGTCTGCACTTGAGGTAACGCCATCGGGCGCGCGGCTTCTTCAGCGGACAAAGGTGAAGTTGGCAGTGTGTACGGTGTCATCGGCCAGCTTTACGACCAGTTGGCGGCACTGGCCTGCCCAGGCCTTGTCGGTCTTCCAGACGTACACGTAGTGACCGGCTACGCTGTCAAAGCTGAGGCTGCTCGAACCCGCGGTGGAGGTCACCTCGACATCATCCGTGCTCGCGGTGGAGCTGCAATTGATGACCTTGGCGGTGGGAGAACCGGAAGCGAGGATCGACAGGCCCTGATCGCCCTTCAAGCTGAACTTCACGGGAACAGCGCTGCCCGCCTTGGCGCGGTTGAGCGTGCCACCGTTGTCCACCGGGCTGAAGAACCCCTGGAATTCGTAAATGACGCTGTACGCGGCGTTGCCTTGGGCGGTGTTGCCGGCAAGGTCAGCGGCGCGGCAGGTTACTTGCTGCGCACCAACACGGCTGGTCACGACCGCGTCGCAGGCTTGGCTCGCGAGACCTGACAGGGGGTCGCTGGCGCCCGCGCTGGCGTTGGCCGTCCCGCCAAGCAGCACCGGGTTGGGGGTCACGCTGGGGTTGAGCCGTGGGGCGGTCTTGTCGAGCTTGATGTTGGCAGGGTCGCTGGTCGCCGAGTTTCCCGCCTGGTCGGTCACGCTCTTCGAGATATTCTGGCCATTCTGGCCGGTCTCCTCTGATTGCGTGTGGGCGGACGGGCAGGCGCCGGCGGCGAGGCCCGATCCGGGCTGGCTGTCGTTGCAGGTGAAGTTGACGTTCACATCGTCGTTGTACCAGCCATGCTGGTTGGGCGCGCGACTGGGGGCGGCACTGATGGTGGGCGCCGTCGCGTCACGCTTGAAGGTGACGGATCGGCTGGTCGTTCCGCCCGCGCTGGTGGCAGAACAGGTGAGCGTCAGCCCGGAGGTATCTTCCTGAGCCGTGCTGGCGTCACAGCCGGTCATGCTGCTGATCGCGCTCCCGTCGTCAGTGACGTTCCAGCGTACCGTGACGTCGCTGGTATACCAGTTGTTCAGGCCTAACGTGCCGATGATTTCCGACGTAATCTCCGGACCGCTGCTGTCGCGGGGAGCCTGAGGAGGAGGTGCGGGGGTGAACTGAACGGTAAAGGAAGCCAGCGGGTAAGTGTAGGTGCTGCCTTGTTTGCCGCCGGAGGCGACCAGGGTCATGCGGGCGACGTCACTGTCGTCGGTGCTGGGAGTAGCGCTGGTGGACGCGCTGTAGCGGATGCTGCCCGCCGCGCTTTGACCGCAATCCGTCAGGGTGGTATATCCGGCGATGCCGGTGGAGTCCTTCTCGATTCTGGGGTCGGTCGTGGTCAGTGCCACCCGCACGGATTGTCCGGGTGTGGCGTTGCAGTTTCTGGCATCTCCTGCTTCACTGGTGGCGACCAGGTACACGCTGACAGTTCCAGCCTGACCAGGCTGGATGGAACGTTTTCCGCTGGTCACAAGATCGTTATCGCTCACGGTGACGGTGTCGAGCGGTATCACGGCGGTTTGCGCTGGAGTGCTTTTGGGCTGGGTGCCGCAGGCGGCCAGGGAGAGGGACAGGAGTACAGCACTCAATGCTCGAACGGGAGGGTGCATCAGCCGTTTCCTTTTCTGCGTGTTTGAGGCTCGGGCTGCGTCGCAGAGCGCAACTTGCTGCAAAAGGACGAACTCCTGGGGCCGTCGTTCCTGTCAGGTCTTGCGAGCCTGCACGCGTTGCCTTCCTCCACGGGCGGTTGAGACGGGTGGCTAGCGTTGAAAGTGCCCTACTTGAGACTTTCTTGCTCTTTCCATCAGCTGAGCTTCAGTTGCGTGTGTTGATGTTAAAGTTAAAAACTTCTCGCGCATAGGGGTCTTTCAGAGATAAAGAGTATCATGAGTAAAAAGTTAGTTGTATACGGGAAAGCTTAGACGTTAGGTTAGAAGAGTATACAAACGCTAAACGATTTATGGTTCTCTTTCGCCTTCTGCTTTGCCCTTCTCGCCGGCAAGGGTGGAGACGGGCTGTCTGTACCATCACCGCAAATTTGACCTTAATCTCAGCCTTCCTTGCTGGATGGCCCCACCGCAATGCTTGATCGCTTTTGCCAGCAGCAGTGGGGATGCTCACGGAACCCATCGGTTTTCATTGACTCGTTATGTGGTTGCCGCATGCTCGAACGACGACTTCAGTGCCTGGCCGTCAATTATTACCGACGAACATGTTGTGAGGAGGCAGGCGCAGCATGTTTATAGAAGCTCATTTTACTCACTTACGGGACGCCACCGTCATTGTTCATCAGTTCAATCATCTCGCCCGCTGCCCATTCCAGGGTTTCGAAAAAACCGGAAAGAATTCGCGCCAAAAGTCGGCAAGGCAGCGAACATCGTTCAACCTCACTGCCGCGCCATACAGCGCCATCAACCAAACTTGACGCGCAGTGGTCGCCTCGCACCGAACGCTTACGCTGAGAAAAGGCATGATCAGACGGGCGCCGCTGTACCCTGACGTCGTCGCCCTGCCCGGTAACACGAAGCGTGGACCCGCAGGGTGGCGGAGCGTCGCGAAAACTGAAAATGACATTTAGTGGCACTTTTAGTGGCACGGCGTCGATCAGCCCATATTCAGTTTTTCTCCCAAAAGGAAAACCCCCTCCTGGAGGGGGTTTTTTCTGGCTCGGCAGGTAGGGATCGAACCTACGACCATTCGATTAACAGTCGAACGCTCTACCGCTGAGCTACTGCCGAACACCGCTGGCGCGCGTGGGCGCGGTCAGCGAGAAGAAGTGTAGCAAAGGTGTTTCGGGGACGCAAGTGGGAAGCTCAAACTTCCGCGAACACACCCAGGCGGCGAAAACGCTGCGAGCGCTGGGCGAGCAGCTGTTCCGAACTGAGCTGTTGCAGTTCGCGCAGGTGCAGCTCCAGGGCCTCCCCCAGCAGGCGCGCCGCTTCGACCGCATCGAGATGCGCACCCCCTACGGGCTCAGCAATGACATCTTCGACGATCCCGAGGCGCTTGAGGTCCGGCGCCGTGAGCTGCAAGGCCTCGGCGGCTTCGGGAGCTTTGGCGGCGTCGCGCCAGACGATGCTGGCGCAGGCCTCGGGGGAAATAACGCTGTACCAGGCGTTTTCCTGAATCAGCACGCGGTTGCCTACCCCGATCGCCAGGGCGCCGCCGGAACCGCCCTCGCCGATCACGGCACACACCACCGGAACGCGCAGCCGGGCCATACGCTGAATGCTCTCGGCAATCGCCCAGCCCTGTCCCCGTTCCTCGGCCTCGATGCCGGGATACGCGCCGGGTGTGTCTATGAGCGCAATCACCGGCAGGCCGAACTTGTCGGCGAGGTCCATCAACCGGATGGCCTTGCGATAACCCTCGGGATTGCTCATACCAAAACGGCGGCGGATCTTGCCCTTGGTATCACGCCCCTTGTGCTGCATCAGCAGCATCACGCTCTGGTCCCCGAACTGCGCCGGACCGCCGATCAGGGCCGGGTCGTCGCCAAAGGCGCGGTCACCGTGCAGCTCTACGAAGCCGGTGAACAGCCGGTGCACGTACTCGAGCGCGGTCGGCCTTCCGGGTGCGCGGGCCAGTTGAACCCGCTCCCAGCGACTGAGGTTCTGACTGCGCTCGCTGCGGAGCCGGCCCAGCTTGTCGCGCAGCGGTTGCAGTTCTGCCTCGAAGTTCTCGCCGGTTTCACGTGCCAGGCGCTCCAGATCGACAATCTGACGTTCCAGGCCTTGCAGGCTGGCTTCGCTCATACCGCACCCCGCTCGGTCATCGCGTTGCCGTGTTCGAGCTGGACGCTCGGAGCCTGGGGGCGCCGCGTTGCCATCAACACCGTGAGGAGCTGCCCAAGGACTTCGCGCTGCTGACGGCGGTCGGTGACCAGATCGACCATGCCGTGCTCCAGCAGGAATTCTGCACGCTGAAAGCCATCCGGGAGGTTCTGACGGATGGTCTGCTGAATGACGCGGGGCCCGGCAAAGCCGATCAGCGCACCGGGCTCGGCGATGATCACGTCAGCGATGGTGGCAAAACTCGCCGTGACACCCCCGGTCGTCGGATCGGTCAGGATGCTGATGTAAGGCAGGCGGGCATCGGCCAGGCCTTCGAGGGCGACGGTCGTCTTCGCCATCTGCATCAGGCTCAGGGCGCTTTCCTGCATGCGCGCTCCACCGGACGCCGCGACCAGCACGAAGGGCGTGTTGGTACGGGTGGCGTGCTCGGCTGCGCGGGTGATCTCTTCAC
The Deinococcus peraridilitoris DSM 19664 genome window above contains:
- the accD gene encoding acetyl-CoA carboxylase, carboxyltransferase subunit beta — its product is MALDKFFRRKKPQQTTDSEALPDLWTKCTSCKASVYNRDFEANAYVCPKCNHHQRLGATKRAEVLLDDGSFVQLSGRVTPLDPLGFVDTEPYPERLRRAQAKTGRPDAILTGTGRILGQEVTVAIMDFDFSGGSMGSVVGEEITRAAEHATRTNTPFVLVAASGGARMQESALSLMQMAKTTVALEGLADARLPYISILTDPTTGGVTASFATIADVIIAEPGALIGFAGPRVIQQTIRQNLPDGFQRAEFLLEHGMVDLVTDRRQQREVLGQLLTVLMATRRPQAPSVQLEHGNAMTERGAV
- a CDS encoding helix-turn-helix domain-containing protein, encoding MTVLASLATKYLPCIRLGQRYRFPRRALMRWIDEQLLHQQ
- a CDS encoding PxKF domain-containing protein, producing MSAVLLSLSLAACGTQPKSTPAQTAVIPLDTVTVSDNDLVTSGKRSIQPGQAGTVSVYLVATSEAGDARNCNATPGQSVRVALTTTDPRIEKDSTGIAGYTTLTDCGQSAAGSIRYSASTSATPSTDDSDVARMTLVASGGKQGSTYTYPLASFTVQFTPAPPPQAPRDSSGPEITSEIIGTLGLNNWYTSDVTVRWNVTDDGSAISSMTGCDASTAQEDTSGLTLTCSATSAGGTTSRSVTFKRDATAPTISAAPSRAPNQHGWYNDDVNVNFTCNDSQPGSGLAAGACPSAHTQSEETGQNGQNISKSVTDQAGNSATSDPANIKLDKTAPRLNPSVTPNPVLLGGTANASAGASDPLSGLASQACDAVVTSRVGAQQVTCRAADLAGNTAQGNAAYSVIYEFQGFFSPVDNGGTLNRAKAGSAVPVKFSLKGDQGLSILASGSPTAKVINCSSTASTDDVEVTSTAGSSSLSFDSVAGHYVYVWKTDKAWAGQCRQLVVKLADDTVHTANFTFVR
- a CDS encoding acetyl-CoA carboxylase carboxyltransferase subunit alpha, coding for MSEASLQGLERQIVDLERLARETGENFEAELQPLRDKLGRLRSERSQNLSRWERVQLARAPGRPTALEYVHRLFTGFVELHGDRAFGDDPALIGGPAQFGDQSVMLLMQHKGRDTKGKIRRRFGMSNPEGYRKAIRLMDLADKFGLPVIALIDTPGAYPGIEAEERGQGWAIAESIQRMARLRVPVVCAVIGEGGSGGALAIGVGNRVLIQENAWYSVISPEACASIVWRDAAKAPEAAEALQLTAPDLKRLGIVEDVIAEPVGGAHLDAVEAARLLGEALELHLRELQQLSSEQLLAQRSQRFRRLGVFAEV
- a CDS encoding tyrosine-type recombinase/integrase, encoding MLRNQKRRSNDSGSIFYRKKREQWVARVPLSWHHPSGKRHLERAFASQKEAERYLRQAMVERDKGTLTIAWRKTLGEYLDGWLLAKEQNDKRRPSTLLDYRGTFKNHVKPYLGPVRLEKLATDDIRLLHRKLREAGRSESSIRRAHNHLKTALQDAVREEILARNVAALVRAPKVPRTLQQSWTLTEVQTFWQHVQDHPLKALWITAILTGLRRGELAGLRWQDLDFEQRELHVRVTITEIAGKLQFGPPKSRNAVRVVPLPNDLLPILQEHRERWAPVTALTPAPWREEDFVFLSWSDGWPLRPSTMNRTHTRLCREAGVKKIRVHDLRRTYVSILGAKKGLSLRAIAEFVGHADPAFTARVYQDVLPQERKRAADQLEGVAGGRQYAVASGAVHRTGPRLTVPGQLSDSPRPMKLTLSLLKQRRGVGWSPRARLGAPGSKCRPTLRVGLHLR